CTACTTTTGTACGTTTGCTTGGGAATGCGATGTGTGTACAAGCTACTTTTCGTTTTAGTGAAGTACATTCTTTGCCATGCGCTCTTGTTTTAGGAGACAATTCCTCGTTGCCACTAAAAAAATATAGCACTTCCTTTGTTTCCAAATTTCCTTCACTGCCGTCAAATGTTTTCTGTGTTTCCTTCAGCTAGGCCCCACCATTGATCCTCTGTTACGGTCGCCAGATGAATGCAGCGGCGGACTTGTCGCAACCGATCCCCATCCACCCCGACCCGACGAGCCTACGTGCAACCCGTCCCGACGACTGACGCAGAGCCCTGCGCCcacaagctctgcctcgcctgaccttgaggccacgggctctgcctcgcccgacctctgggggtggactccacctcgctcgacccttgggttcgcgctctgcctcgcccgaccctaggaccgcggactctgcctcgcccgaccccaaggccatgggctccgtctcgcccgacccttaggttggcgctccacctcacccgacaccgaggccgcatgcttcacctcgcctgacctccgggggcaggctccgtctcgcccgacctccgtgggcgggctctgcctcgcccgacccttgggttcgctcttcgcctcgcctgaccctaggACCAcggactccgcctcacctgaccccaaggccacgggctctgcctcgcctgaccctaaggccacgggctgcgcctcgcccgacccttgggttggcgctccgcctcgcccgaccctaaggacgtGGGCTCCTCcttgcccaacccttgggtttgcgctctgccttgcCGACGGAGGCCCATACCtccaccaaccactccaggtccaagcatatggcaCTAGGTCAAATCcctaacaccagggaagagaccagcatgccctgatgtaacccgtggccatgatgagCCATACTGgaagattcacatcaagaacagtgtcgggcgtaccGGTATTGGtctgcctaacccttgtacgaacactgataggcacgtcggttcaccacgacgtccgctaggACAGAGTGGAGCGCCGTAACTGGTAGacaacgcctgcgcatggcgccagtgatggacaAGACCACGATGTGGCGCCGtccttgttgacatctatagtgtcagtgggacccacatgaaggggaagaaggacccggcgaccctgctctctctcgttcttctcttttcttccgctgtaacccgtgctttcccttggcctataaaagggaaagcagggcgccgcTAGTAActtaaaacaccgacagttggcgtgccaggtaggggccttttgtgcgTCTAGACATCCACACCAGTCCTCGAatggctagtcacaacgtcagctgggtcccgggtgcGCACGTGTGTTTCAGAGacttggacttcatcgtcacgacagagggagagttggtgcaggcTCCCGCCACTGTCCAACCTATCCACTCTACCGGCCTCGACATGATCgtcgaggtgcttgaggagctatagctgcatGCACTAGAGGCCCATGTCCCCGGGAGCGACCAACTCCTCTGCATCGACTATGGTaggttagagcgccagcttggtggcttcctgggaccccgaccctcccgggaggacctacgccaccataccttctcattcgccaatgtcatggcatagcttgccggaggagagccgctctctttggcatacctcatctggagcgccccgacaacgctcccgttcggtctccgcaacgccacagagaccgttggccaccttatggCGCAACGCGCGCCTCCATCCCCTGCGAACGATGAGtttatggggatgaccgaatacatcatggaatctttccacaacCTCCTCGTAGGAGAGTCAGAgtcgccctctagctctgactctagcagggggagccatcacccatctcaagaatgtttcatggtaggtacccctgagggacacattGAAAACATCcatgaggaagaggctaccctAATGAACGACCTCGATGACGAGGCTGAGAGGGATGcagggccccacctcgcctatgggtggagcagctgaaggcctaaCACCACGAGCTCGAGGAAGcgcgactctagctcgagcaggaacgcgtggagctcgatcgagagatcgagcgccacagagatggtgggcgtgcacacgccatggcccgtgacatgaactagaggatcatcgaggatgatgaagcactcccacagttcgctcgggcaagccagaacatcgctgctacggtGGCCTTGCACCGAAGGCTTCTAGGCCCCccaacgcccgaggatcgtcgggcccatcatgagatccGCACGCTACTCGGGTGTGTGGCGGCGCAGCaagccgagagctcgctgtcttgACAATGCGAGCTCAACGCTAGCCAGCGCGTACCCTTAGAGTGACCCAATAAGGACATGTTAGTCCACCAGGCGCATCAAGGCGGTAGGCCGTGCACCGGggtcctggtgcatgagcgtcttagcCACCACCATGACGcacgtgacaccctcgatgcccgtaggcATGCCCACGACGATGCGGGGGAAagggctagccatggctatcacccACGTCGTGGTAGACGCTACAATAGCGGCGACGACCGAAGCCCGAGACCCAACCTACCGGGACCACAGGCcttcggccaacacatcctcgacgccgtcttcccaccacggtaccgaccaccaaccaacatcctgaaatactctagggaaacaaaccctagactgtggctcgaggattactggcttgcctgccaagcctatggagcggataatgacgatttcattatccgcaaccttccattattcctagccgattcggcacgaacatggttggaacaccttccgcctaataaaatccaaagttgggcagacctaaaggagatcttggTGGTAAACTTCCAGGATACGTAcaagcatcctaggaacccatgggatctcaaaaactaccgatagaaggccagagaaactcttcgtgggtacatccggcgcttctcccggcaatgcaatgagctgcccaacgtcgctgatgccgacgtcataggagccttcctgtctaggaccacctgcaagtccctagttcataagctaggatgtaagggcccatgaaccaccaaggagctcctcgacatcgccaccagccatgcctcgggcgaggaggcggtcggagcgatcttcgactgtCTCAAGGGTAAGGAAAAGCAGGACGAGGATGtcgacgaaggcgcctccaactatcctagtaagaagaagaacaagcaacggcgcgagggctcgctcgtggccgtcgCTAACCGTAAGGGGGGTCACAAGCCCATtgagggtaccccagaccacttcaagaagctgctcgaagagccatgcccgaaccatgctttccccgtcaagcatctatacaaggactatgacctcatgaagtggttcttgtctggAAGCTTCAATAggggggagcatgggaaggaccctaagcCGACCACAGATGACGCCGAGGGGATGGACAACGACTTTTCAATattagatggctgcctcatgatctttggagggtcgatGGGCCTATGACTCCAAGAGCCGCCAGAAGCTCGCGAGCCATGAGGTCTATATGGCTGAGCCAGCTGCACctaccttcctctgatggtcggagtctgccataatctttgatcggaccgaccacctgaAGAGCGTCCCGCAACCGGGGAGATATCCACtcgtggttgacccaatcatcgtcatgaagtggctcaccaaggtactgatggatggaggcagcgtcatcaacatcatgtatgccaaaacactcgatgccatgggcatcgaccgatcgttCATCCGACCGACCGGAGCTCCTTTCCACGatatcgtgcctagaaagcaggccatgccacttgggcagatcaatctacccgtcacctttgggaatctgaccaattataggacggagacccttaccttcgaggtggtcgggttccacaaaacctaccacgccatcctaggacgtccatgctatgtgaagttcatggccatccccaactacacctatatgAAGCTAAATATGCCAGgaccatgtggggtcatcaccattggtacctccttccagcgcgcctacgagtgtgaggtcgagtgctacgaacATGCCATGGCGatcatcgcctccaaggagcttacggccatcaggaaggaggtcgccgaagaagcaccTAACCCCAAGCGGTCGGTCAGGTCTTTCGAGCCAGTGGAGGGCACCAGGGAGGTCTTCATAGACCCTAGCgtctccaagggcaaagtggagcgcattggcaccacactttcctctaaataggaaagcacgttCATTGATTTCCTCCGctccaatagagacatctttgcgtgaaaaccctcagacatgccaggcattctgagagaagtcattgagatgccttgaagatcaggccaggctccaagccggtgaagcaatgcctatatcacttcgacgaggggaaacgtagggccatcggcaaggagatcacgaagcttttagcggctgggttcatcaaggaagtataccaccccgagtggttagccaatcctattcttgtacaaaagaagagtgggaaatggagaatgtgtgttggcTACAtgagtctcaacaaagcgtgtccaaatgaTTCATTTCCTTTgctatgcatagaccaagtagttgactctacctcaaagtgtgaaaccctttgcttccttgtgCGTACTCTggataccatcaaatcacgatgaaagagtcagaccagttcgcaatatctttcatcaccctattagaatcattctgctatgtcacaatgccattcggtctgaagaacgctggggctatgtaccaacgttgtatgctcaagtgttttggggacctcatcgggtgaaccattgaggcctacatggatgacatcatggtcaagtccagatgaactgaccaggtcatagctaaccttgagcagaccttcacaaaactctgagcaaacaacattaagctcaactccaagaagtgcgtttttggggtctCGAGGGGTATGTTGCTGCGTTTCATCATCTTCGAGTGt
This DNA window, taken from Miscanthus floridulus cultivar M001 chromosome 13, ASM1932011v1, whole genome shotgun sequence, encodes the following:
- the LOC136500086 gene encoding uncharacterized protein — its product is MAIPNYTYMKLNMPGPCGVITIGTSFQRAYECEVECYEHAMAIIASKELTAIRKEVAEEAPNPKRSVRSFEPVEGTREVFIDPSVSKGKVERIGTTLSSK